The genomic stretch ttatttatatatatgtgttaatataaattaatataatttagaaaaatataaattcataaattaaaaaaaattataaaaaaaaaaaaaaaaaaaaaaaacatatttaaaaaaaaaaaaaaaaaaaaaaaaaaaaaaaaaaaaacttaaagggtaggcgccactcctagtggcgacttgccctaccctttaagggtaggcgccaactagggtggcgcctatgtACAAAATTTGGGCAAAAATTGCCCAATTTTgtaattttttggaaaaaatggatatttttgaatttttttttaaatttttggatattttaaaaaaaaattcaaattttgGTGTTGGTATTGAACCCTTGAACTCCACATTTTACTACAGTGTAGATATTCTACGACCATAGTGATATGTAACATGCTAATGAATTTTTACTACGATTATTAGCATGTGGTGATAAAACGGACACATACTATAAGTTTATTGGGATAGAACTAATCTCTCCTTAAGGACCATGTATAAAAAATACCTAGTCAAGCATTTAGGTTGATTCACTCTTTTAACATATCAAAATCTAAAGACTCTCGTGTGCCATACCACATATAAGACAATATCTATTGTACTCTCCCAACCAGTAACATAATCAAACTCATACAATTCACATGTAATGCACCTAATGATTAAAGTAAAAAAGACATACATTGTACCAAAATAACAATGCAAGTAAAAAGTTCCATAAAGAAAATCAATGTAAGTAAAAAGACATACAATATAAGATCACTAAAAAGAAATAATTGAATCACCAACTCTGACATTGATCCACAACCTAGTTAAGAAATAGTTTAATCACTAACTATTACTTTGTTGTCCATTAGGATCACTAAAATATAAACTATCATAAAGTCTCAAttaaaaaatgctaaaaaacTGTACCATGGATGAGTATCAAAACAATGTAAAGAAATAACAACCAGGCATGAAAAATGATAATGCTCAATAACAGGTAACAAACAAATATGAGAACTGCTTCCATTCCTAAGCACAATAAACACTTGAAAAATCTTACGATCTCTTCTTCTGCTTGTACATTTTGGCGGCAATTATGTACAATAATGTATTTAATAAGCAAAGTCCAGACATAAGTTGAAAAAAGTAATCAAGATGTCCCTCGTTCAAGTTATCTGGAATCCATCCAGGCTTTCCACCTCGTGTGGTGAAATAAGTTACTACAGTAAGCATGAAAGAGCTCAAGTAATTCCCCAATGAAAAACTCACGAGTGGCAATGCACTACATAAAGTCCTCATAGCATCTGGTGATTGGTCATAGAAGAACTCAATCTGCCCAATGAGTGTGAATACCTCTGATGCACCTAATAAGAAATTTTGAGGTATTTGCCATAATACACTAAGGGGTACGGGGACATGTTTATCGACAAGGTCAAGCTTTCTTGCAAGCTGCAGTCGTTTAATCTCCACAATAGAAGCTGATAACATGCACAAGACAGAAATAAAATGGCCAATTCCTATTCTTTGAAACACAGAAAATCCCATTTTCCTGCCTGTAATTTTCCTTGCAATAGGAACAAGTATCCTGTCATAGACAGGGACCCAAAAAACAACACTTACCACATCAAAGGTTGAGAGGGAAGCTGGGGATAATTTGAAGGAACCAATATATGTGTCCATCATAGTTCCTTGCTCCACAAACAATGTTGACATCTGTGCGTAGACAGCAGAAAATATTATGCCAGTAGCCCAAATTGGAAGCATGCGAATCAAGATTTTCAATTCTTCCACTTGGGTCACAGTGCAAAGCTTCCATGGATTAGAACGGTCACCACTTCTGTTGTCTGAATCAGCCACTACAGCTGCTTTATCAAAATACCTTTATTAAACACCAAAAAAATCCTTCCGTCATTAATAGTACTAGTAGTAAGCATAAAAACATTAAAAATGTCAAAACTTTGATACAATTTCTACGTGCAGTAACATATTCAACAAGAAAAATGTTACCTCATATCATCATGATGCATCAGTTTGTTACTTTCTTTAACTCCTGATTGCTTGTCAGGTGTCTCGTAAAGGAGACTACTATCCTCCGGCACAACCAAATTCCGCTTTCGGACAGATGCGAACAAAACCTGGCACATGCTTGTAAGAGGACTCCCCTTTGGTTTTTGAAACCTGTATAGGTAGGTACCGATAAAGAAACTTCCAACGGATAACCCCATAAATAAAGCAGGAATGCCAAATCCAAGACCCCATCCTAAATTATCTTGAACCCACACAACGAAGGTGCACGACACCATGGCGCCTAGCTCGATCGAAAAGTAATACCAGTTGAAAAAGGAAGCCTTCTTGGCACTTCCCTCAGAGTCAGTTTCATCAAACTGATCTGCCCCAAAAGGCGACACGCATGATTTTACACCACCAGTCCCAAGTGCAATCACATAGAGACCAAAGTAGAACAGATAATATTGCAAAGGACTAGCCGGAGGACACACCGAACCCAAACACTTGGCTGGCTTCAAAGATGGAACCGATGCAGAAATAGTCAAGATACACATCCCCTACAAAATACAATCATATCAGTATATGACATAATAAAAAGCGTTGAGACAATTATGATTAGGAGAAGAAATGTATCTAAAGTGTATTACAAGGAAATAAATCATAGAGAAAACAGCAATTGTCCAGTATCTCCCCCAATAACCATCAGCAAGAACAGCTCCAATGAGAGGTGTAAGATAACAAGTTCCTTGCCAGACACCGACATTTCTCGCAGCAGAGACGTTTCCTTCGTGTAGTTTGGTGGTAAGATAGGTAACAAGGTTTGTTGCAATGCC from Lathyrus oleraceus cultivar Zhongwan6 chromosome 7, CAAS_Psat_ZW6_1.0, whole genome shotgun sequence encodes the following:
- the LOC127106016 gene encoding protein NRT1/ PTR FAMILY 8.3 isoform X4, encoding MDLADERGQQDTFLEDERGEQHTGDGSVDFKGRPSIKHKTGNWKACPFILGNECCERLAFFGIATNLVTYLTTKLHEGNVSAARNVGVWQGTCYLTPLIGAVLADGYWGRYWTIAVFSMIYFLGMCILTISASVPSLKPAKCLGSVCPPASPLQYYLFYFGLYVIALGTGGVKSCVSPFGADQFDETDSEGSAKKASFFNWYYFSIELGAMVSCTFVVWVQDNLGWGLGFGIPALFMGLSVGSFFIGTYLYRFQKPKGSPLTSMCQVLFASVRKRNLVVPEDSSLLYETPDKQSGVKESNKLMHHDDMRYFDKAAVVADSDNRSGDRSNPWKLCTVTQVEELKILIRMLPIWATGIIFSAVYAQMSTLFVEQGTMMDTYIGSFKLSPASLSTFDVVSVVFWVPVYDRILVPIARKITGRKMGFSVFQRIGIGHFISVLCMLSASIVEIKRLQLARKLDLVDKHVPVPLSVLWQIPQNFLLGASEVFTLIGQIEFFYDQSPDAMRTLCSALPLVSFSLGNYLSSFMLTVVTYFTTRGGKPGWIPDNLNEGHLDYFFQLMSGLCLLNTLLYIIAAKMYKQKKRS
- the LOC127106016 gene encoding protein NRT1/ PTR FAMILY 8.3 isoform X3, which codes for MILIPRKEPRRLPFSTGTSLYRFQKPMGSPITRMCQVVLASVRKQNLVVPEDSSLLYEMPDKISGVERSHKLMHHDDLSMASTNDDVRELEHGLLQDERGQQDTFLEDERGEQHTGDGSVDFKGRPSIKHKTGNWKACPFILGNECCERLAFFGIATNLVTYLTTKLHEGNVSAARNVGVWQGTCYLTPLIGAVLADGYWGRYWTIAVFSMIYFLGMCILTISASVPSLKPAKCLGSVCPPASPLQYYLFYFGLYVIALGTGGVKSCVSPFGADQFDETDSEGSAKKASFFNWYYFSIELGAMVSCTFVVWVQDNLGWGLGFGIPALFMGLSVGSFFIGTYLYRFQKPKGSPLTSMCQVLFASVRKRNLVVPEDSSLLYETPDKQSGVKESNKLMHHDDMRYFDKAAVVADSDNRSGDRSNPWKLCTVTQVEELKILIRMLPIWATGIIFSAVYAQMSTLFVEQGTMMDTYIGSFKLSPASLSTFDVVSVVFWVPVYDRILVPIARKITGRKMGFSVFQRIGIGHFISVLCMLSASIVEIKRLQLARKLDLVDKHVPVPLSVLWQIPQNFLLGASEVFTLIGQIEFFYDQSPDAMRTLCSALPLVSFSLGNYLSSFMLTVVTYFTTRGGKPGWIPDNLNEGHLDYFFQLMSGLCLLNTLLYIIAAKMYKQKKRS
- the LOC127106016 gene encoding protein NRT1/ PTR FAMILY 8.3 isoform X1; its protein translation is MGSADITELDQGFLQDERSKQHTGDGSLDFRWKPAIKHNTGNWRACPFILGNECCERLAFFGIATNLVTYLTTKLHEGNVSAARNVSIWQGTCYLTPLIGAVLADGYWGRYWTIAVFSMIYFLGMCILTVSASVPSLKPAECLGSVCPPASPVQYYPLYFGLYVIALGTGGVKACVLSFGADQFDDTDSKERAKKASFFNWYYFSINLGAILSCSFIVWVQDNSGWGLGFGLPALFMGLSIGIFFSGTSLYRFQKPMGSPITRMCQVVLASVRKQNLVVPEDSSLLYEMPDKISGVERSHKLMHHDDLSMASTNDDVRELEHGLLQDERGQQDTFLEDERGEQHTGDGSVDFKGRPSIKHKTGNWKACPFILGNECCERLAFFGIATNLVTYLTTKLHEGNVSAARNVGVWQGTCYLTPLIGAVLADGYWGRYWTIAVFSMIYFLGMCILTISASVPSLKPAKCLGSVCPPASPLQYYLFYFGLYVIALGTGGVKSCVSPFGADQFDETDSEGSAKKASFFNWYYFSIELGAMVSCTFVVWVQDNLGWGLGFGIPALFMGLSVGSFFIGTYLYRFQKPKGSPLTSMCQVLFASVRKRNLVVPEDSSLLYETPDKQSGVKESNKLMHHDDMRYFDKAAVVADSDNRSGDRSNPWKLCTVTQVEELKILIRMLPIWATGIIFSAVYAQMSTLFVEQGTMMDTYIGSFKLSPASLSTFDVVSVVFWVPVYDRILVPIARKITGRKMGFSVFQRIGIGHFISVLCMLSASIVEIKRLQLARKLDLVDKHVPVPLSVLWQIPQNFLLGASEVFTLIGQIEFFYDQSPDAMRTLCSALPLVSFSLGNYLSSFMLTVVTYFTTRGGKPGWIPDNLNEGHLDYFFQLMSGLCLLNTLLYIIAAKMYKQKKRS